A stretch of Gossypium hirsutum isolate 1008001.06 chromosome A06, Gossypium_hirsutum_v2.1, whole genome shotgun sequence DNA encodes these proteins:
- the LOC107961757 gene encoding HBS1-like protein isoform X4, with product MPRKVNYGLDYDDDYDDNYDEYDYRYEVDENANIFDLKSSRVSSTVVGRDEAVKVSSMRSDSSNLSTEKGKHNRLDEINILKNIEVGPPAGSRTSDNCSASVPEGWLDHVDESSVAVNLQSSVKRSLSLMPKERNVMVDDSSSSRNGGEANSLTSNLENISFAAKSGHSNDANPGRANSRAQYKPEKWMLPEKAEHSLTQLNLAIVGHVDSGKSTLSGRLLHLLGRISQKEMHKYEKEAKLQGKGSFAYAWALDESAEERERGITMTVAVAYFDSKRYHVVVLDSPGHKDFVPNMITGATQADASILVIDASIGSFEAGMDGTKGQTREHAQLIRSFGVDQLIVAVNKMDAVDYSKERFDLIISQLGTFLRSCGFKDSSVSWIPLSAVENQNLVSAPSNFRLSWYHGPNLLDAIDSFQPPTREFSKPLIMPICDVIKSPSQGQVSACGKLEAGAVRSGSKVLVMPSATIATVRSLERDSQACPIGRAGDNIAVSLNGIDGNHVMAGGVLCHPDFPIAFAKHLELKVLVLDGATPILIGSQLEFHIHHAKEAARVARISSLLDSKTGKVAKKAPRCILAKQSAVVEVILQEAICVEEFSKCKVLGRVFLRTLGRTVAVGIVTRIVEEQ from the exons ATGCCTCGAAAAGTTAACTATGGACTTGATTATGATGATGATTATGATGATAACTACGACGAATATGACTACAGATATGAAGTAGATGAAAATG CCAATATTTTTGACTTAAAATCTTCCAGAGTTTCCTCGACTGTGGTTGGGAGGGATGAAGCTGTTAAAGTAAGTTCTATGAGATCAGATAGTTCAAATCTGTCAACAGAAAAAGGCAAGCACAATAGATTAGATGAGATTAATATTTTGAAGAATATAGAAGTTGGTCCACCAGCAGGTTCCAGAACTTCAGATAACTGTTCTGCTTCAGTGCCAGAGGGTTGGCTTGATCATGTGGATGAAAGCAGTGTTGCAGTTAATCTGCAATCTAGTGTGAAAAGGTCATTGTCATTGATGCCAAAAGAAAGAAATGTTATGGTGGATGATAGCAGCTCTTCAAGGAATGGAGGTGAGGCAAATAGTCTCACCAGTAATCTGGAAAATATTTCTTTTGCTGCTAAATCCGGGCACTCCAATGATGCAAACCCTGGAAGAGCAAATTCACGTGCACAGTATAAACCTGAAAAGTGGATGCTCCCTGAAAAAGCAGAACATTCACTGACTCAACTAAATCTTGCAATT GTTGGGCATGTTGATTCTGGAAAATCGACGCTCTCTGGAAGACTGCTTCACCTTTTGGGAAGAATATCCCAAAAAGAAATGCACAAATATGAAAAGGAGGCCAAATTACAG GGAAAAGGATCCTTTGCTTATGCTTGGGCATTGGATGAAAGTGCTGAAGAAAGAGAAAGGGGAATTACTATGACTGTGGCTGTGGCTTATTTTGATTCAAAAAGATATCATGTTGTTGTCCTTGACTCCCCAGGGCACAAAGATTTTGTTCCAAACATGATAACTGGGGCAACACAAGCTGATGCTTCAATTCTTGTAATAGATGCTTCTATTGGTTCATTTGAAGCTGGTATGGATGGCACCAAGGGACAGACTAGGGAGCATGCACAACTCATCCGAAGTTTTGGCGTTGATCAACTTATAGTTGCTGTTAACAAAATGGATGCTGTAGATTATTCTAAGGAAAGGTTTGATTTGATAATATCACAGCTTGGGACATTTCTCCGTTCTTGTGGCTTTAAGGATTCCTCTGTCTCTTGGATTCCATTGAGTGCTGTTGAAAACCAGAACTTAGTGTCTGCACCTTCGAACTTTCGACTATCCTG GTATCATGGACCCAATCTGTTAGACGCGATTGATTCCTTCCAACCTCCTACTAGGGAGTTTTCAAAGCCTCTAATTATGCCTATATGTGATGTTATAAAGTCACCTTCACAGGGGCAGGTGTCTGCATGTGGCAAGTTGGAGGCTGGAGCTGTAAGAAGCGGATCAAAG GTTTTAGTTATGCCATCTGCAACTATAGCAACCGTGCGTTCCTTGGAGCGTGATTCCCAAGCTTGCCCAATTGGAAGGGCTGGAGATAATATAGCTGTCAGCCTGAATGGAATAGACGGAAACCATGTGATGGCTGGCGGTGTGTTATGTCATCCTGAttttccaattgcatttgcaaaaCATTTGGAGTTGAAGGTGCTTGTTTTGGATGGTGCAACTCCAATTTTAATTGGTTCTCAG TTGGAGTTTCACATACACCATGCAAAGGAGGCTGCAAGAGTTGCAAGGATATCATCTTTACTTGATTCAAAGACTGGGAAAGTTGCGAAGAAAGCACCCCGCTGCATTCTTGCTAAGCAGAGTGCAGTTGTTGAG GTGATTTTGCAGGAAGCGATTTGCGTGGAAGAGTTTTCGAAATGCAAAGTCCTTGGAAGGGTGTTTCTTAGGACATTAGGAAGAACGGTTGCTGTGGGCATCGTGACCCGAATAGTGGAGGAGCAGTAA
- the LOC107961757 gene encoding HBS1-like protein isoform X2 translates to MPRKVNYGLDYDDDYDDNYDEYDYRYEVDENETPSQKETIKHSVWRCSICTYDNDETMSSCDICGVLHGPLLNNSIYDKKRTANIFDLKSSRVSSTVVGRDEAVKVSSMRSDSSNLSTEKGKHNRLDEINILKNIEVGPPAGSRTSDNCSASVPEGWLDHVDESSVAVNLQSSVKRSLSLMPKERNVMVDDSSSSRNGGEANSLTSNLENISFAAKSGHSNDANPGRANSRAQYKPEKWMLPEKAEHSLTQLNLAIVGHVDSGKSTLSGRLLHLLGRISQKEMHKYEKEAKLQGKGSFAYAWALDESAEERERGITMTVAVAYFDSKRYHVVVLDSPGHKDFVPNMITGATQADASILVIDASIGSFEAGMDGTKGQTREHAQLIRSFGVDQLIVAVNKMDAVDYSKERFDLIISQLGTFLRSCGFKDSSVSWIPLSAVENQNLVSAPSNFRLSWYHGPNLLDAIDSFQPPTREFSKPLIMPICDVIKSPSQGQVSACGKLEAGAVRSGSKVLVMPSATIATVRSLERDSQACPIGRAGDNIAVSLNGIDGNHVMAGGVLCHPDFPIAFAKHLELKVLVLDGATPILIGSQLEFHIHHAKEAARVARISSLLDSKTGKVAKKAPRCILAKQSAVVEVILQEAICVEEFSKCKVLGRVFLRTLGRTVAVGIVTRIVEEQ, encoded by the exons ATGCCTCGAAAAGTTAACTATGGACTTGATTATGATGATGATTATGATGATAACTACGACGAATATGACTACAGATATGAAGTAGATGAAAATG AAACACCTTCCCAAAAAGAAACAATCAAACACAGTGTGTGGCGTTGCTCCATTTGTACATATGATAATGATGAAACCATGTCATCATGTGATATTTGTGGGGTTCTTCATGGTCCTTTACTCAATAACTCCATCTATGATAAGAAGAGAACAG CCAATATTTTTGACTTAAAATCTTCCAGAGTTTCCTCGACTGTGGTTGGGAGGGATGAAGCTGTTAAAGTAAGTTCTATGAGATCAGATAGTTCAAATCTGTCAACAGAAAAAGGCAAGCACAATAGATTAGATGAGATTAATATTTTGAAGAATATAGAAGTTGGTCCACCAGCAGGTTCCAGAACTTCAGATAACTGTTCTGCTTCAGTGCCAGAGGGTTGGCTTGATCATGTGGATGAAAGCAGTGTTGCAGTTAATCTGCAATCTAGTGTGAAAAGGTCATTGTCATTGATGCCAAAAGAAAGAAATGTTATGGTGGATGATAGCAGCTCTTCAAGGAATGGAGGTGAGGCAAATAGTCTCACCAGTAATCTGGAAAATATTTCTTTTGCTGCTAAATCCGGGCACTCCAATGATGCAAACCCTGGAAGAGCAAATTCACGTGCACAGTATAAACCTGAAAAGTGGATGCTCCCTGAAAAAGCAGAACATTCACTGACTCAACTAAATCTTGCAATT GTTGGGCATGTTGATTCTGGAAAATCGACGCTCTCTGGAAGACTGCTTCACCTTTTGGGAAGAATATCCCAAAAAGAAATGCACAAATATGAAAAGGAGGCCAAATTACAG GGAAAAGGATCCTTTGCTTATGCTTGGGCATTGGATGAAAGTGCTGAAGAAAGAGAAAGGGGAATTACTATGACTGTGGCTGTGGCTTATTTTGATTCAAAAAGATATCATGTTGTTGTCCTTGACTCCCCAGGGCACAAAGATTTTGTTCCAAACATGATAACTGGGGCAACACAAGCTGATGCTTCAATTCTTGTAATAGATGCTTCTATTGGTTCATTTGAAGCTGGTATGGATGGCACCAAGGGACAGACTAGGGAGCATGCACAACTCATCCGAAGTTTTGGCGTTGATCAACTTATAGTTGCTGTTAACAAAATGGATGCTGTAGATTATTCTAAGGAAAGGTTTGATTTGATAATATCACAGCTTGGGACATTTCTCCGTTCTTGTGGCTTTAAGGATTCCTCTGTCTCTTGGATTCCATTGAGTGCTGTTGAAAACCAGAACTTAGTGTCTGCACCTTCGAACTTTCGACTATCCTG GTATCATGGACCCAATCTGTTAGACGCGATTGATTCCTTCCAACCTCCTACTAGGGAGTTTTCAAAGCCTCTAATTATGCCTATATGTGATGTTATAAAGTCACCTTCACAGGGGCAGGTGTCTGCATGTGGCAAGTTGGAGGCTGGAGCTGTAAGAAGCGGATCAAAG GTTTTAGTTATGCCATCTGCAACTATAGCAACCGTGCGTTCCTTGGAGCGTGATTCCCAAGCTTGCCCAATTGGAAGGGCTGGAGATAATATAGCTGTCAGCCTGAATGGAATAGACGGAAACCATGTGATGGCTGGCGGTGTGTTATGTCATCCTGAttttccaattgcatttgcaaaaCATTTGGAGTTGAAGGTGCTTGTTTTGGATGGTGCAACTCCAATTTTAATTGGTTCTCAG TTGGAGTTTCACATACACCATGCAAAGGAGGCTGCAAGAGTTGCAAGGATATCATCTTTACTTGATTCAAAGACTGGGAAAGTTGCGAAGAAAGCACCCCGCTGCATTCTTGCTAAGCAGAGTGCAGTTGTTGAG GTGATTTTGCAGGAAGCGATTTGCGTGGAAGAGTTTTCGAAATGCAAAGTCCTTGGAAGGGTGTTTCTTAGGACATTAGGAAGAACGGTTGCTGTGGGCATCGTGACCCGAATAGTGGAGGAGCAGTAA
- the LOC107961757 gene encoding HBS1-like protein isoform X1, which yields MPRKVNYGLDYDDDYDDNYDEYDYRYEVDENAETPSQKETIKHSVWRCSICTYDNDETMSSCDICGVLHGPLLNNSIYDKKRTANIFDLKSSRVSSTVVGRDEAVKVSSMRSDSSNLSTEKGKHNRLDEINILKNIEVGPPAGSRTSDNCSASVPEGWLDHVDESSVAVNLQSSVKRSLSLMPKERNVMVDDSSSSRNGGEANSLTSNLENISFAAKSGHSNDANPGRANSRAQYKPEKWMLPEKAEHSLTQLNLAIVGHVDSGKSTLSGRLLHLLGRISQKEMHKYEKEAKLQGKGSFAYAWALDESAEERERGITMTVAVAYFDSKRYHVVVLDSPGHKDFVPNMITGATQADASILVIDASIGSFEAGMDGTKGQTREHAQLIRSFGVDQLIVAVNKMDAVDYSKERFDLIISQLGTFLRSCGFKDSSVSWIPLSAVENQNLVSAPSNFRLSWYHGPNLLDAIDSFQPPTREFSKPLIMPICDVIKSPSQGQVSACGKLEAGAVRSGSKVLVMPSATIATVRSLERDSQACPIGRAGDNIAVSLNGIDGNHVMAGGVLCHPDFPIAFAKHLELKVLVLDGATPILIGSQLEFHIHHAKEAARVARISSLLDSKTGKVAKKAPRCILAKQSAVVEVILQEAICVEEFSKCKVLGRVFLRTLGRTVAVGIVTRIVEEQ from the exons ATGCCTCGAAAAGTTAACTATGGACTTGATTATGATGATGATTATGATGATAACTACGACGAATATGACTACAGATATGAAGTAGATGAAAATG CAGAAACACCTTCCCAAAAAGAAACAATCAAACACAGTGTGTGGCGTTGCTCCATTTGTACATATGATAATGATGAAACCATGTCATCATGTGATATTTGTGGGGTTCTTCATGGTCCTTTACTCAATAACTCCATCTATGATAAGAAGAGAACAG CCAATATTTTTGACTTAAAATCTTCCAGAGTTTCCTCGACTGTGGTTGGGAGGGATGAAGCTGTTAAAGTAAGTTCTATGAGATCAGATAGTTCAAATCTGTCAACAGAAAAAGGCAAGCACAATAGATTAGATGAGATTAATATTTTGAAGAATATAGAAGTTGGTCCACCAGCAGGTTCCAGAACTTCAGATAACTGTTCTGCTTCAGTGCCAGAGGGTTGGCTTGATCATGTGGATGAAAGCAGTGTTGCAGTTAATCTGCAATCTAGTGTGAAAAGGTCATTGTCATTGATGCCAAAAGAAAGAAATGTTATGGTGGATGATAGCAGCTCTTCAAGGAATGGAGGTGAGGCAAATAGTCTCACCAGTAATCTGGAAAATATTTCTTTTGCTGCTAAATCCGGGCACTCCAATGATGCAAACCCTGGAAGAGCAAATTCACGTGCACAGTATAAACCTGAAAAGTGGATGCTCCCTGAAAAAGCAGAACATTCACTGACTCAACTAAATCTTGCAATT GTTGGGCATGTTGATTCTGGAAAATCGACGCTCTCTGGAAGACTGCTTCACCTTTTGGGAAGAATATCCCAAAAAGAAATGCACAAATATGAAAAGGAGGCCAAATTACAG GGAAAAGGATCCTTTGCTTATGCTTGGGCATTGGATGAAAGTGCTGAAGAAAGAGAAAGGGGAATTACTATGACTGTGGCTGTGGCTTATTTTGATTCAAAAAGATATCATGTTGTTGTCCTTGACTCCCCAGGGCACAAAGATTTTGTTCCAAACATGATAACTGGGGCAACACAAGCTGATGCTTCAATTCTTGTAATAGATGCTTCTATTGGTTCATTTGAAGCTGGTATGGATGGCACCAAGGGACAGACTAGGGAGCATGCACAACTCATCCGAAGTTTTGGCGTTGATCAACTTATAGTTGCTGTTAACAAAATGGATGCTGTAGATTATTCTAAGGAAAGGTTTGATTTGATAATATCACAGCTTGGGACATTTCTCCGTTCTTGTGGCTTTAAGGATTCCTCTGTCTCTTGGATTCCATTGAGTGCTGTTGAAAACCAGAACTTAGTGTCTGCACCTTCGAACTTTCGACTATCCTG GTATCATGGACCCAATCTGTTAGACGCGATTGATTCCTTCCAACCTCCTACTAGGGAGTTTTCAAAGCCTCTAATTATGCCTATATGTGATGTTATAAAGTCACCTTCACAGGGGCAGGTGTCTGCATGTGGCAAGTTGGAGGCTGGAGCTGTAAGAAGCGGATCAAAG GTTTTAGTTATGCCATCTGCAACTATAGCAACCGTGCGTTCCTTGGAGCGTGATTCCCAAGCTTGCCCAATTGGAAGGGCTGGAGATAATATAGCTGTCAGCCTGAATGGAATAGACGGAAACCATGTGATGGCTGGCGGTGTGTTATGTCATCCTGAttttccaattgcatttgcaaaaCATTTGGAGTTGAAGGTGCTTGTTTTGGATGGTGCAACTCCAATTTTAATTGGTTCTCAG TTGGAGTTTCACATACACCATGCAAAGGAGGCTGCAAGAGTTGCAAGGATATCATCTTTACTTGATTCAAAGACTGGGAAAGTTGCGAAGAAAGCACCCCGCTGCATTCTTGCTAAGCAGAGTGCAGTTGTTGAG GTGATTTTGCAGGAAGCGATTTGCGTGGAAGAGTTTTCGAAATGCAAAGTCCTTGGAAGGGTGTTTCTTAGGACATTAGGAAGAACGGTTGCTGTGGGCATCGTGACCCGAATAGTGGAGGAGCAGTAA
- the LOC107961757 gene encoding HBS1-like protein isoform X3, translating to MKMGANWLTALMHVSFCLPTECYLFHKTAETPSQKETIKHSVWRCSICTYDNDETMSSCDICGVLHGPLLNNSIYDKKRTANIFDLKSSRVSSTVVGRDEAVKVSSMRSDSSNLSTEKGKHNRLDEINILKNIEVGPPAGSRTSDNCSASVPEGWLDHVDESSVAVNLQSSVKRSLSLMPKERNVMVDDSSSSRNGGEANSLTSNLENISFAAKSGHSNDANPGRANSRAQYKPEKWMLPEKAEHSLTQLNLAIVGHVDSGKSTLSGRLLHLLGRISQKEMHKYEKEAKLQGKGSFAYAWALDESAEERERGITMTVAVAYFDSKRYHVVVLDSPGHKDFVPNMITGATQADASILVIDASIGSFEAGMDGTKGQTREHAQLIRSFGVDQLIVAVNKMDAVDYSKERFDLIISQLGTFLRSCGFKDSSVSWIPLSAVENQNLVSAPSNFRLSWYHGPNLLDAIDSFQPPTREFSKPLIMPICDVIKSPSQGQVSACGKLEAGAVRSGSKVLVMPSATIATVRSLERDSQACPIGRAGDNIAVSLNGIDGNHVMAGGVLCHPDFPIAFAKHLELKVLVLDGATPILIGSQLEFHIHHAKEAARVARISSLLDSKTGKVAKKAPRCILAKQSAVVEVILQEAICVEEFSKCKVLGRVFLRTLGRTVAVGIVTRIVEEQ from the exons ATGAAAATG GGAGCAAACTGGTTGACAGCTCTTATGCATGTATCTTTCTGCTTACCAACTGAATGCTATCTATTTCATAAAACAGCAGAAACACCTTCCCAAAAAGAAACAATCAAACACAGTGTGTGGCGTTGCTCCATTTGTACATATGATAATGATGAAACCATGTCATCATGTGATATTTGTGGGGTTCTTCATGGTCCTTTACTCAATAACTCCATCTATGATAAGAAGAGAACAG CCAATATTTTTGACTTAAAATCTTCCAGAGTTTCCTCGACTGTGGTTGGGAGGGATGAAGCTGTTAAAGTAAGTTCTATGAGATCAGATAGTTCAAATCTGTCAACAGAAAAAGGCAAGCACAATAGATTAGATGAGATTAATATTTTGAAGAATATAGAAGTTGGTCCACCAGCAGGTTCCAGAACTTCAGATAACTGTTCTGCTTCAGTGCCAGAGGGTTGGCTTGATCATGTGGATGAAAGCAGTGTTGCAGTTAATCTGCAATCTAGTGTGAAAAGGTCATTGTCATTGATGCCAAAAGAAAGAAATGTTATGGTGGATGATAGCAGCTCTTCAAGGAATGGAGGTGAGGCAAATAGTCTCACCAGTAATCTGGAAAATATTTCTTTTGCTGCTAAATCCGGGCACTCCAATGATGCAAACCCTGGAAGAGCAAATTCACGTGCACAGTATAAACCTGAAAAGTGGATGCTCCCTGAAAAAGCAGAACATTCACTGACTCAACTAAATCTTGCAATT GTTGGGCATGTTGATTCTGGAAAATCGACGCTCTCTGGAAGACTGCTTCACCTTTTGGGAAGAATATCCCAAAAAGAAATGCACAAATATGAAAAGGAGGCCAAATTACAG GGAAAAGGATCCTTTGCTTATGCTTGGGCATTGGATGAAAGTGCTGAAGAAAGAGAAAGGGGAATTACTATGACTGTGGCTGTGGCTTATTTTGATTCAAAAAGATATCATGTTGTTGTCCTTGACTCCCCAGGGCACAAAGATTTTGTTCCAAACATGATAACTGGGGCAACACAAGCTGATGCTTCAATTCTTGTAATAGATGCTTCTATTGGTTCATTTGAAGCTGGTATGGATGGCACCAAGGGACAGACTAGGGAGCATGCACAACTCATCCGAAGTTTTGGCGTTGATCAACTTATAGTTGCTGTTAACAAAATGGATGCTGTAGATTATTCTAAGGAAAGGTTTGATTTGATAATATCACAGCTTGGGACATTTCTCCGTTCTTGTGGCTTTAAGGATTCCTCTGTCTCTTGGATTCCATTGAGTGCTGTTGAAAACCAGAACTTAGTGTCTGCACCTTCGAACTTTCGACTATCCTG GTATCATGGACCCAATCTGTTAGACGCGATTGATTCCTTCCAACCTCCTACTAGGGAGTTTTCAAAGCCTCTAATTATGCCTATATGTGATGTTATAAAGTCACCTTCACAGGGGCAGGTGTCTGCATGTGGCAAGTTGGAGGCTGGAGCTGTAAGAAGCGGATCAAAG GTTTTAGTTATGCCATCTGCAACTATAGCAACCGTGCGTTCCTTGGAGCGTGATTCCCAAGCTTGCCCAATTGGAAGGGCTGGAGATAATATAGCTGTCAGCCTGAATGGAATAGACGGAAACCATGTGATGGCTGGCGGTGTGTTATGTCATCCTGAttttccaattgcatttgcaaaaCATTTGGAGTTGAAGGTGCTTGTTTTGGATGGTGCAACTCCAATTTTAATTGGTTCTCAG TTGGAGTTTCACATACACCATGCAAAGGAGGCTGCAAGAGTTGCAAGGATATCATCTTTACTTGATTCAAAGACTGGGAAAGTTGCGAAGAAAGCACCCCGCTGCATTCTTGCTAAGCAGAGTGCAGTTGTTGAG GTGATTTTGCAGGAAGCGATTTGCGTGGAAGAGTTTTCGAAATGCAAAGTCCTTGGAAGGGTGTTTCTTAGGACATTAGGAAGAACGGTTGCTGTGGGCATCGTGACCCGAATAGTGGAGGAGCAGTAA
- the LOC107963381 gene encoding flowering-promoting factor 1-like protein 2, translating to MSGVWVFNNGVYRLESSPKRRVLVHLPSGEAVSSYSSLENILRGLGWERYYGGDPDFYQYHKHSSIDLISLPKDFSKFGSVHMYDIVVKNPNVFHVRDM from the coding sequence atgtcAGGAGTGTGGGTGTTTAACAATGGTGTATACCGGTTGGAAAGCAGTCCGAAGAGAAGGGTGTTGGTACACTTACCATCAGGTGAGGCAGTATCATCCTACTCATCTCTTGAGAATATATTGAGAGGATTGGGGTGGGAGAGGTACTACGGGGGTGACCCTGACTTCTATCAATACCACAAGCACTCTTCCATTGACCTCATTTCACTTCCTAAGGACTTTTCCAAGTTCGGCTCCGTTCACATGTATGACATTGTCGTTAAGAATCCCAATGTCTTCCACGTACGGGATATGTAA